From Aliarcobacter butzleri, the proteins below share one genomic window:
- the ung gene encoding uracil-DNA glycosylase, with protein MTWKDIIENEQQKPYYGKLKEEIDKRYENSIVFPEKQNIFKAFSLTKFEDLKVVILGQDPYHGIGQAQGLSFSTPSNIKNPPSMVNILKEINDDLGKKSVCEDGDLTPWAKQGIMLLNTILTVEQGLAKSHHNLGWEIFTDNIIKYISDNKENVIFLLWGSPAISKTKLIDKNKHFILTAPHPSPLSVYRGFYGCKHFSKTNEILKKLNKEEIIW; from the coding sequence ATGACTTGGAAAGATATTATCGAGAATGAACAACAAAAACCATATTATGGGAAATTGAAAGAAGAGATAGATAAAAGATATGAAAATAGTATAGTTTTTCCAGAAAAACAAAATATTTTTAAAGCGTTTTCTTTGACAAAATTTGAAGATTTGAAAGTTGTCATTTTAGGACAAGACCCTTATCATGGAATTGGACAAGCGCAAGGATTATCTTTTTCAACTCCAAGTAATATAAAAAATCCACCTTCAATGGTAAATATTTTAAAAGAGATAAATGATGACTTAGGAAAAAAATCTGTTTGTGAAGATGGTGATTTAACTCCTTGGGCAAAACAAGGAATAATGTTATTAAATACAATTTTAACTGTTGAACAAGGTTTAGCAAAATCTCATCATAACTTAGGCTGGGAAATTTTTACAGATAACATAATCAAATATATTAGTGACAATAAAGAAAATGTAATTTTTTTACTTTGGGGAAGTCCTGCTATATCAAAGACAAAGTTGATAGATAAAAATAAGCACTTTATTCTAACAGCACCACATCCAAGTCCTCTTTCAGTTTATAGAGGTTTTTATGGTTGTAAACACTTTTCAAAAACAAATGAGATTTTAAAAAAACTAAATAAAGAAGAAATAATTTGGTAA
- a CDS encoding nitrous oxide-stimulated promoter family protein, protein MTEQKYNSEIDTLKKFFELFCKDKHTNLKIRNVNLKYKTSSFSLDLYLCDECFEAINYSFDRLQACPHEIKPRCRNCSNPCYEKSKWKNIAKIMKYSAIKLSLSKIKNRVLNIFS, encoded by the coding sequence ATGACTGAACAAAAATATAACTCAGAGATAGATACTCTAAAAAAATTCTTTGAACTTTTTTGTAAAGATAAACATACAAATTTAAAAATTAGAAATGTTAATTTAAAATATAAAACTAGCTCTTTTTCCTTGGATTTATATTTATGTGATGAATGTTTTGAAGCAATAAATTACTCTTTTGATAGATTACAAGCTTGTCCCCATGAAATAAAACCACGTTGTAGAAACTGTTCAAATCCTTGTTATGAAAAATCAAAATGGAAAAATATTGCTAAAATAATGAAGTACTCAGCTATCAAATTATCTCTTAGTAAAATAAAAAATAGAGTTTTAAATATATTTAGCTAA
- a CDS encoding acetolactate synthase large subunit — protein MNASELFIKALENEGVEYIFGIPGEENLDFLDALRESKIKLILTRHEQGAGFMAATYGRLTGKVGVCLSTLGPGATNFATSAAYAQLGGMPMMMITGQKPIKKSKQGRFQIIDIVRMMRPMTKYTKQVVNGNNIPSMVREAFKIATTERPGAVHIELPEDIAAEEVEFNIYPVQSFKYAVAVDDVIADAVSMIEKAKRPLLLIGAGANRTRIGNALTDFVNKTGIPFFSTQMGKGVIDENHPLCLSTAALSKDDFVHCAIERADLIINVGHDVIEKPPFFMENKPDSTKVMHVNFFPSEVDDTYFPQMDVIGDIAGNITKFTDKISKQAHWDFDYYVRLADEIRTRLSKYFGDDRFPILPQRAVRAIRQTLGADDILTLDNGVYKIWFARNYRCAKPNTLLLDNALATMGAGLPSAMAAKMINPDRKVVTVCGDGGFMMNSQEMETAVRLKLDLTVIILNDNAYGMIKWKQTGMGFETFGLDLENPDFVKYAEAYGAKGYRPTSVADFAQTLDKCVNTKGVHLIDLAVDYSLNHSILNELLATKTCLI, from the coding sequence ATGAACGCATCAGAATTATTTATTAAAGCGTTAGAAAACGAAGGTGTTGAGTATATTTTTGGAATTCCTGGAGAAGAAAATCTTGATTTTCTTGATGCTCTTAGAGAATCAAAAATTAAATTAATTTTAACAAGACATGAGCAAGGTGCAGGCTTTATGGCTGCAACTTATGGAAGATTAACTGGAAAAGTTGGAGTATGTTTATCAACTCTAGGCCCTGGTGCAACTAACTTTGCAACAAGTGCTGCTTATGCACAACTTGGTGGAATGCCTATGATGATGATTACAGGTCAAAAACCAATCAAAAAATCTAAACAAGGTAGATTCCAAATCATTGATATCGTAAGAATGATGAGACCAATGACTAAGTATACTAAACAAGTTGTAAATGGAAATAACATTCCATCTATGGTTAGAGAAGCATTTAAAATTGCAACTACTGAAAGACCAGGTGCAGTTCATATTGAATTACCAGAAGATATTGCAGCTGAAGAAGTAGAATTTAATATCTATCCAGTACAATCTTTCAAATATGCAGTAGCTGTTGATGATGTAATTGCTGATGCTGTATCTATGATTGAAAAAGCAAAAAGACCATTATTATTAATTGGTGCTGGAGCAAATAGAACAAGAATTGGAAATGCATTAACTGATTTTGTAAACAAAACAGGAATTCCTTTCTTCTCTACGCAAATGGGTAAAGGTGTTATTGATGAAAATCACCCATTGTGTTTATCAACTGCTGCATTATCAAAAGATGATTTTGTACACTGCGCAATTGAAAGAGCAGATTTAATTATTAATGTTGGACATGATGTTATTGAAAAACCACCATTTTTTATGGAAAATAAACCAGACTCTACAAAAGTTATGCACGTAAACTTCTTCCCAAGTGAAGTTGATGATACATATTTCCCACAAATGGACGTTATTGGTGATATTGCTGGAAATATTACTAAATTTACAGACAAAATTTCAAAACAAGCTCATTGGGATTTTGATTATTATGTTAGATTGGCAGATGAAATTAGAACTAGATTATCTAAATATTTTGGAGATGATAGATTCCCAATTTTACCTCAAAGAGCTGTAAGAGCTATCAGACAAACTTTAGGAGCTGATGATATTTTAACATTAGATAATGGAGTTTATAAAATTTGGTTTGCTAGAAATTATAGATGTGCAAAACCAAACACTTTATTATTAGACAATGCATTAGCAACAATGGGAGCTGGACTTCCTTCTGCAATGGCAGCAAAAATGATAAACCCAGATAGAAAAGTAGTTACTGTATGTGGTGATGGTGGATTTATGATGAATTCGCAAGAGATGGAAACAGCAGTTAGATTAAAACTTGATTTAACGGTTATCATTTTAAATGACAATGCTTATGGAATGATTAAATGGAAACAAACAGGAATGGGATTTGAAACATTTGGTTTAGATTTAGAAAATCCAGATTTTGTTAAATATGCAGAAGCATATGGAGCAAAAGGTTATAGACCAACTTCTGTTGCAGATTTCGCACAAACATTAGACAAATGTGTAAATACTAAGGGTGTTCATTTAATTGACTTAGCTGTTGATTACTCTTTAAATCACTCAATTTTAAATGAGCTTTTAGCAACTAAAACTTGTTTAATATAA
- a CDS encoding aldehyde dehydrogenase family protein, which yields MSTIEVTSPFDGKVVGSVPFTSVEGVQKAIDTAYERYLDVDNWIPKYKRVEILENLMKIMSSQVEELTILCASEGGKPYIDSKVEVLRAINGVKIAIEQIGLQEGHEIAMGHTPTSTNRIAYTMKEPIGVVVSISAFNHPLNLAIHQVIPAIAVGCPVIIRPATQTPMSAVRLVELLKEAGLPEGWAQAVVCDRQGGELLVTSPKTAFFSFIGSGPVGWYLNSKASAGTRSALEHGGVAPVIVEPDADIEAMIPDLVKGGFYHAGQVCVSVQRIFVHESIADTVAAKVAEKASKLVVGNQLDPKTEVGPLINHNEVNRVEEWVNDAVTKGGKILTGGKRIGDSCFEPTVIFNPSDDAIISQKEIFGPVVVVYPYKTLDEAIKRANALEVSFQAAVFTKNLDTALKTVKRLNATAVMVNDHTAFRVDWMPFGGAKTSGLGLGGIPDSMKEMQNQKMMVIKSPVL from the coding sequence ATGAGTACAATAGAAGTTACATCGCCATTTGACGGTAAAGTTGTAGGATCTGTTCCCTTCACATCAGTTGAAGGAGTACAAAAAGCTATCGACACTGCATATGAAAGATATTTAGATGTTGATAACTGGATTCCAAAATATAAAAGAGTTGAAATTTTAGAAAACTTGATGAAGATTATGTCTTCTCAAGTTGAAGAGTTAACAATTCTTTGCGCAAGTGAAGGTGGAAAACCATATATAGACTCAAAAGTAGAAGTATTAAGAGCTATCAATGGAGTAAAAATTGCTATTGAACAAATTGGTCTTCAAGAAGGTCATGAAATTGCAATGGGACACACTCCAACAAGTACAAATAGAATTGCTTATACGATGAAAGAGCCAATAGGTGTTGTTGTATCAATTTCAGCATTTAACCACCCATTAAATTTAGCAATTCACCAAGTAATTCCTGCAATTGCTGTTGGTTGTCCAGTTATTATTAGACCAGCAACACAAACTCCAATGAGTGCAGTAAGATTAGTAGAATTATTAAAAGAAGCTGGATTACCTGAAGGTTGGGCACAAGCTGTTGTTTGTGATAGACAAGGTGGAGAACTTTTAGTTACAAGCCCAAAAACAGCATTTTTCTCATTTATAGGATCTGGTCCTGTTGGTTGGTATTTAAACTCAAAAGCTAGTGCAGGAACAAGAAGTGCATTAGAACATGGAGGAGTTGCTCCTGTTATTGTTGAGCCAGATGCTGATATCGAAGCTATGATTCCTGATCTTGTAAAAGGTGGTTTTTACCATGCTGGACAAGTTTGTGTTTCTGTTCAAAGAATTTTTGTACATGAATCAATTGCTGATACAGTTGCAGCAAAAGTAGCAGAAAAAGCTTCAAAACTTGTAGTTGGAAATCAATTAGATCCAAAAACTGAAGTTGGACCACTTATCAATCATAATGAAGTAAATAGAGTTGAAGAGTGGGTTAATGATGCAGTTACTAAAGGTGGAAAAATTTTAACTGGTGGAAAAAGAATAGGTGATTCTTGTTTCGAACCAACTGTTATTTTTAATCCATCTGATGATGCAATTATTTCTCAAAAAGAGATTTTCGGACCAGTTGTAGTTGTATATCCATATAAAACTTTAGATGAAGCAATTAAAAGAGCGAATGCTTTAGAAGTTTCTTTCCAAGCAGCAGTATTTACAAAAAATCTTGATACAGCTTTAAAAACTGTAAAAAGATTAAATGCAACAGCTGTTATGGTAAATGACCATACTGCATTTAGAGTTGATTGGATGCCATTTGGTGGAGCAAAAACTTCAGGTTTAGGATTAGGTGGAATTCCAGATTCTATGAAAGAGATGCAAAATCAAAAAATGATGGTTATCAAATCACCAGTTTTATAA
- a CDS encoding Crp/Fnr family transcriptional regulator encodes MIKIDLNDLKFFNFLKEEDLLRLKDISIKKFFNKNEILFYKGDEPKYLHLLLKGIAKLYTYDYKDNEVIIHNLMAPNLIAEIANYEEMNFLANCSFETNAEVLLIDYKKFKEEFLLKPEISMFFIKSLTKKIKALQSFINYNISLNSMEKIAKFLYDNESILMNLKQVKIAQILNITPETLSRKIAKLKRENIIQNEKGYIKILDYKRLETYVNSQS; translated from the coding sequence ATGATAAAAATAGATTTAAATGATTTAAAATTTTTTAATTTTTTAAAAGAAGAAGACTTATTAAGATTAAAAGATATTTCTATAAAAAAGTTTTTTAATAAAAATGAGATACTGTTTTACAAAGGTGACGAACCAAAGTATTTACATCTTTTATTAAAAGGTATCGCAAAACTTTATACCTATGATTATAAAGATAATGAAGTCATTATTCACAATTTAATGGCTCCAAACTTAATTGCAGAAATTGCAAACTATGAAGAGATGAATTTTTTAGCAAACTGCTCTTTTGAAACAAATGCTGAAGTTTTATTAATTGATTATAAAAAATTTAAAGAGGAATTTTTGTTAAAACCTGAAATATCTATGTTTTTTATAAAATCTTTAACAAAAAAAATAAAAGCTTTGCAAAGCTTTATTAATTATAATATTAGTCTAAATAGTATGGAAAAAATTGCTAAGTTTTTATATGACAATGAATCGATTTTAATGAACTTAAAACAAGTGAAGATTGCCCAAATTCTCAATATAACTCCTGAAACTTTATCTAGGAAAATTGCTAAATTGAAAAGAGAAAATATTATACAAAATGAAAAAGGATATATAAAAATTTTAGATTACAAAAGGTTAGAAACCTATGTAAATAGTCAATCTTGA